In Polaribacter sp. Hel_I_88, the following proteins share a genomic window:
- a CDS encoding LytTR family DNA-binding domain-containing protein — translation MHKKYPFDPSIKHHIIIAIGLAIWIFVFLYFTEPLDVNQLYDDEKLLFLAGYGIIGGCCYLLFLPLQYIMLHKNDKSWTILSELLFIGLFCVFAITISRLYYLYIIMANEVNPYGLWYMLKSIFLPAIATILPIIIFGRFAFGKYKTKQIEAKKIEIKGEGNYEGLRLFLNDIISIQSSDNYVEVFYVVGKDLKKTLIRNKLSVIADEFPLLLRTHRSYLINPYHFLQWKTENSKLFVLLFHHIKVPVSRTYQKEVKAALNSTTE, via the coding sequence TTGCATAAAAAATACCCTTTTGATCCTTCCATAAAACATCATATTATTATTGCAATTGGTTTAGCAATTTGGATTTTCGTTTTTTTATACTTTACAGAACCTTTAGATGTAAATCAATTATATGATGATGAAAAACTACTCTTTTTAGCTGGTTATGGTATTATTGGTGGCTGTTGTTATTTGTTGTTTTTGCCACTTCAATATATAATGCTGCATAAAAATGATAAAAGTTGGACGATTTTAAGCGAACTACTTTTTATAGGACTATTTTGTGTTTTTGCTATTACCATTTCTAGATTGTATTATTTATACATAATTATGGCGAATGAAGTAAATCCTTATGGTTTATGGTATATGCTTAAAAGTATTTTTTTACCTGCAATTGCCACCATTTTACCAATTATTATTTTTGGGCGATTTGCTTTTGGCAAATACAAAACCAAACAAATTGAAGCGAAGAAAATAGAAATTAAAGGTGAAGGAAATTATGAAGGCTTGCGTTTGTTTTTAAATGATATAATATCAATTCAATCTTCAGATAATTATGTAGAAGTTTTTTATGTGGTTGGCAAAGACTTGAAAAAGACTTTAATTAGAAATAAATTGTCTGTTATTGCAGATGAATTTCCTTTACTTTTAAGAACACATCGTTCTTATTTAATTAATCCCTATCACTTTTTACAATGGAAAACAGAAAATAGCAAACTGTTTGTGTTGTTATTTCACCACATAAAAGTGCCAGTTTCTAGAACCTATCAAAAAGAGGTAAAAGCAGCTTTGAATTCTACCACAGAATAA
- the hisF gene encoding imidazole glycerol phosphate synthase subunit HisF, with product MLTKRIIPCLDIKNGRTVKGVNFVNLIDAGDPVVLAKQYADLGADELVFLDISATLEGRKTMREMVLKVAEQVNIPFTVGGGISSVEDVDLLLKCGADKVSINSSAVKRPELVNELADKFGSQCVVVAIDAKQIDGEWFVHLAGGTIPTELNLFDWAKEVEKRGAGEILFTSMNNDGTKAGFANEALAKLSTELNIPIIASGGAGTVQHFIDTFVDGKSDAALAASVFHFGEIPILDLKKELKKNNIEIRL from the coding sequence ATGTTAACAAAAAGAATAATACCTTGTTTAGATATTAAAAACGGAAGAACTGTAAAAGGTGTTAATTTCGTGAATTTAATTGATGCTGGAGATCCTGTGGTTTTAGCAAAACAATATGCAGATTTAGGAGCAGATGAATTGGTTTTTTTAGATATTTCTGCAACGTTAGAAGGTAGAAAAACTATGCGTGAAATGGTTTTGAAAGTTGCTGAACAAGTAAATATTCCATTTACAGTTGGTGGAGGAATATCGTCTGTTGAAGATGTAGATTTACTTTTAAAATGTGGAGCAGATAAGGTTTCTATCAATTCATCAGCAGTAAAAAGACCAGAATTAGTAAACGAATTGGCAGATAAATTTGGGAGTCAATGTGTGGTGGTTGCTATTGATGCTAAACAAATTGATGGAGAATGGTTTGTGCATTTAGCTGGAGGAACCATCCCAACAGAACTTAATTTATTTGATTGGGCAAAAGAAGTTGAAAAACGCGGAGCAGGAGAAATTTTGTTTACTTCTATGAATAATGATGGCACAAAAGCAGGTTTTGCAAACGAGGCTTTAGCAAAATTATCAACAGAATTAAACATTCCAATTATAGCTTCTGGAGGAGCAGGAACTGTGCAACATTTTATTGATACTTTTGTGGATGGAAAATCGGATGCAGCTCTAGCAGCAAGTGTTTTTCATTTTGGGGAAATCCCGATTTTGGATTTGAAAAAGGAATTGAAAAAAAATAATATTGAAATACGTTTATAA
- the hisH gene encoding imidazole glycerol phosphate synthase subunit HisH: MKKEILKNKSTSESSSPLGKLDGASVVIINYGAGNIKSIQFAFKRLGIDAVLSNNIDEIKSADKVIFPGVGEASSAMKMLQESGLDTVIPTLTQPVLGICLGMQLMCNSSEEGNTKGLGIFNVEVKKFSKNVKVPQMGWNVISNLKSDLFKGIKDKEFMYLVHSFYAEKCAEMIATTDYEIEYASALQKDNFYGVQFHPEKSSKAGEQILKNFLEL; the protein is encoded by the coding sequence ATGAAAAAAGAAATCCTAAAAAATAAAAGTACGAGTGAGAGTTCTTCCCCTTTGGGGAAGTTAGATGGGGCTTCTGTTGTAATAATTAATTACGGAGCAGGAAATATAAAAAGTATTCAGTTTGCTTTTAAAAGATTGGGAATTGATGCTGTTCTGTCAAATAATATCGATGAAATAAAATCCGCTGATAAAGTTATTTTCCCTGGAGTTGGAGAAGCAAGTTCTGCCATGAAAATGTTGCAAGAAAGTGGTTTGGATACAGTAATTCCGACTTTAACACAGCCAGTTTTAGGTATTTGTTTAGGAATGCAATTGATGTGTAATTCGTCTGAAGAAGGGAATACAAAAGGATTAGGTATTTTTAATGTTGAAGTTAAAAAGTTTTCTAAAAATGTAAAAGTTCCGCAAATGGGTTGGAATGTAATTTCTAACTTAAAATCGGACTTATTTAAAGGAATAAAAGATAAAGAATTTATGTATTTGGTACATAGTTTTTATGCCGAAAAATGTGCTGAAATGATTGCAACCACAGATTATGAAATAGAATATGCGTCAGCATTGCAAAAAGATAATTTTTATGGAGTTCAATTTCATCCAGAGAAATCATCCAAAGCAGGAGAGCAGATTCTGAAGAATTTTTTGGAACTATAA
- the hisC gene encoding histidinol-phosphate transaminase, with the protein MKTNFNINNLVRENIKSLKPYSSARDEYKDATSDDMIFLDANENPFENGVNRYPDPQQNSVKELLSGIKNIHKKNILLGNGSDEVLDLIFRAFCEPKEDNIITLPPTYGMYSVLANINNIQNKEVLLTEDFQPKVAQILENVDDHTKILFLCSPNNPSGNSFSVDIVEELLLKFKGLVVIDEAYIDFSEEKSWLEKLEEFPNLIITQTLSKAYGLAGIRLGVCYASQEIIAILNNIKPPYNVNELTQQKAVERLLKMDEVENEVAEIIKERTSLVHQLKEISFITKIYPTDCNFVLVKVDDATKRYNQLIAKGIVIRNRTTQPLCENCLRFTVGTNLENERLIKTLNSL; encoded by the coding sequence ATGAAAACAAATTTTAACATCAACAATTTAGTTAGAGAAAATATCAAATCTCTAAAACCATATTCATCAGCAAGAGATGAGTATAAAGATGCCACTTCTGACGATATGATTTTTTTGGATGCCAATGAAAATCCCTTTGAAAATGGTGTAAATCGTTATCCAGATCCGCAACAAAATTCCGTAAAAGAATTGTTGTCAGGAATTAAAAACATCCACAAGAAAAACATTCTTTTAGGAAATGGAAGTGATGAAGTGTTAGATTTAATTTTTAGAGCTTTTTGTGAACCAAAAGAAGACAATATCATTACATTACCACCAACGTATGGAATGTATTCGGTTTTGGCAAACATCAACAATATCCAAAATAAAGAAGTTTTATTAACGGAAGATTTTCAGCCAAAAGTTGCTCAAATTTTAGAAAATGTTGATGATCACACTAAAATATTGTTTTTATGTTCGCCCAATAATCCATCAGGAAATAGTTTTTCTGTTGATATAGTTGAGGAGTTATTGTTGAAGTTTAAAGGCTTGGTTGTTATAGATGAAGCGTATATTGATTTTTCAGAAGAGAAAAGTTGGTTAGAAAAATTAGAGGAATTTCCAAATTTAATCATCACTCAAACCTTATCAAAAGCATATGGTTTAGCAGGAATTCGATTGGGAGTTTGTTATGCATCACAAGAAATTATTGCAATTTTAAACAACATAAAACCACCATATAATGTAAACGAATTAACGCAACAAAAAGCTGTGGAACGTTTATTAAAAATGGATGAAGTTGAAAATGAAGTTGCTGAAATTATAAAAGAAAGAACTTCTTTAGTTCATCAGTTAAAAGAAATTTCTTTTATCACAAAAATTTATCCAACAGATTGTAATTTTGTTTTGGTAAAAGTTGATGATGCTACTAAAAGGTATAATCAATTAATTGCAAAAGGTATTGTAATCAGAAATAGAACAACTCAACCTTTATGTGAAAATTGTTTACGATTTACTGTGGGAACGAATTTGGAGAACGAAAGATTGATCAAAACATTAAATAGTTTATAG
- a CDS encoding carboxypeptidase-like regulatory domain-containing protein: MLIKFNEYKQILKLFFFFFCVSHTIWASSETNKKHILNFNQSKQSTYIKGKILDAKTKKPIAFTTIILKKSSLGYYASEEGDFSIRNSEKNESDVLLISSIGYISKSILFSTLKKSGINYIYLEEANEKLNGITITSKRKRKVRRKNLIREAIRKIPDNYPVQPFTHVSYYREYLKRNEEYSNLNEAIIQTIDTGFNTAYNYNKFRLLDYKKNKDFPRETFIPDKYDSVWQTPDYQQPNKYIPYGKIPNQGGNEFFILLAHDPIRNYDTNSFAFIYKFSRDFLRNHSFDKPVKVYQDNILLYKVNYNSRKVIIDRGTLLNAKNDAPDFKSHYVLDSSGEVKTDAVLIDGEIFINPKDFTIHKIKYKGVLESTKKKIYELSLEYGYSDQTKNQMKLKYISFNNEFFTIDQNDEDYFKETTIDQPKIYNRREILVRTNAIIDEKTATSKSHYDFFQNDKKLKIDKVEIEGKNIRILFSKPYDMDIRLTFWIRNIRDIQGRVINERKVVRFYQYRELFVQEYNEKLLFDEKCYMIDSPLHKNCISTTNNIYKYFMNSPLKKDN, from the coding sequence ATGCTAATTAAATTTAACGAATACAAACAAATCCTAAAATTATTTTTTTTCTTTTTTTGTGTTTCACATACAATTTGGGCTAGCTCTGAGACTAATAAAAAGCATATTTTAAATTTTAATCAAAGTAAACAATCAACCTATATTAAGGGAAAAATTTTAGATGCAAAAACAAAAAAACCGATTGCTTTTACTACAATCATATTAAAAAAAAGTAGTTTAGGTTATTACGCAAGTGAAGAAGGAGATTTTAGTATTAGAAACTCCGAGAAAAATGAGTCAGATGTACTTTTAATTTCTTCTATTGGCTATATAAGTAAATCTATTTTGTTTAGTACGTTAAAAAAAAGCGGAATTAATTACATCTATTTAGAAGAAGCAAATGAAAAGCTAAATGGGATTACTATTACTTCGAAAAGAAAAAGAAAAGTACGTAGGAAAAATTTAATCCGAGAAGCGATTAGGAAAATTCCAGATAATTATCCTGTTCAACCTTTTACGCATGTTTCATATTATAGAGAATATTTAAAAAGAAACGAAGAATATTCAAATTTAAATGAGGCCATTATTCAAACCATAGATACAGGATTTAATACCGCTTATAATTACAATAAATTTAGACTTTTAGACTATAAGAAAAATAAAGATTTCCCAAGAGAAACATTTATTCCAGATAAATACGACAGTGTTTGGCAAACTCCTGATTATCAGCAGCCAAATAAATATATTCCATATGGTAAAATTCCTAACCAAGGTGGAAACGAGTTTTTTATACTCTTGGCTCACGATCCAATTAGAAATTACGACACAAATTCTTTTGCTTTTATTTATAAATTTTCTAGAGATTTTTTAAGAAATCACTCTTTTGATAAACCAGTTAAAGTATATCAAGATAATATACTTCTATATAAAGTTAATTACAATAGTCGTAAGGTTATTATAGATAGAGGAACACTTTTAAATGCTAAGAATGATGCACCAGATTTTAAATCACATTATGTTTTAGATTCATCTGGTGAAGTTAAAACGGACGCTGTTCTTATTGACGGTGAAATTTTTATAAATCCAAAAGATTTTACGATTCATAAAATTAAATACAAAGGTGTTTTAGAATCTACAAAAAAGAAAATTTATGAATTATCATTAGAATATGGATATTCAGATCAAACTAAAAATCAAATGAAATTGAAATATATTTCGTTTAATAATGAATTTTTTACAATTGATCAAAATGACGAAGATTACTTTAAAGAAACGACTATAGATCAACCAAAAATATATAATAGGCGCGAAATATTAGTTCGAACAAACGCCATAATAGATGAAAAAACTGCCACCAGTAAATCTCATTATGATTTTTTTCAAAATGATAAAAAGTTAAAAATTGATAAAGTTGAAATTGAAGGTAAAAATATTAGAATCCTTTTTTCAAAACCATATGACATGGATATTAGGTTAACTTTTTGGATTAGAAATATAAGAGATATACAAGGAAGAGTTATAAATGAAAGGAAAGTTGTTCGTTTTTATCAATATCGAGAGCTATTTGTTCAAGAGTATAATGAGAAATTATTGTTTGATGAAAAATGTTACATGATAGATTCACCCTTGCACAAAAACTGTATATCTACAACTAACAACATCTATAAATACTTTATGAATAGCCCTCTAAAAAAAGATAATTAA
- a CDS encoding YqaE/Pmp3 family membrane protein: protein MSILTIILSVLLPPIAVFLKHGLGTQFLLSILLTILGWLPRVVHALYVNSK, encoded by the coding sequence ATGTCAATATTAACTATAATTTTAAGTGTCTTATTACCTCCAATAGCTGTGTTTTTAAAACATGGTTTAGGAACTCAATTTTTATTGAGTATTTTATTAACCATTTTAGGTTGGTTGCCAAGAGTTGTACATGCACTTTATGTAAACAGTAAATAA
- the hisIE gene encoding bifunctional phosphoribosyl-AMP cyclohydrolase/phosphoribosyl-ATP diphosphatase HisIE, protein MSFIDIEKSLLFSPLGKLKGALVPAIIQDATTKNVLMLGYMNEEAFLKTNETKLVTFFSRTKKRLWTKGEESGNVLNLVDIKLDCDNDTLLISVNPKGPTCHKGTDTCWAEENNSNFGFLSTLENVIAERVANKETQKSYVASLFDKGINKIAQKVGEEAVETVIEAMDNNDELFLYESADLLFHYLMLLQAKGFTLKDIEAELVKRQK, encoded by the coding sequence ATGAGTTTTATAGATATTGAAAAGAGTCTACTTTTTTCCCCATTGGGGAAATTAAAAGGGGCTTTAGTGCCAGCAATCATTCAAGATGCCACCACAAAAAATGTGTTGATGTTGGGTTACATGAATGAAGAAGCCTTTTTAAAAACGAATGAAACCAAGTTGGTGACTTTTTTTAGTAGAACAAAAAAACGTTTGTGGACCAAAGGCGAAGAAAGTGGCAATGTGTTGAATTTAGTGGATATAAAACTAGATTGTGACAATGATACTTTATTAATTTCCGTAAATCCTAAAGGGCCAACTTGCCATAAAGGAACTGATACTTGTTGGGCTGAAGAAAACAATTCTAATTTTGGGTTTTTATCGACTTTAGAAAATGTGATAGCAGAAAGAGTTGCCAATAAAGAAACTCAAAAATCTTATGTAGCAAGTTTGTTTGATAAAGGCATCAATAAAATTGCGCAGAAAGTAGGAGAGGAAGCTGTAGAAACCGTTATTGAAGCTATGGATAACAATGATGAATTGTTTTTATACGAATCTGCAGATTTGTTATTTCATTATTTAATGTTGTTACAAGCAAAAGGTTTTACCTTAAAAGATATTGAAGCTGAATTAGTGAAGAGACAAAAGTAG
- the hisA gene encoding 1-(5-phosphoribosyl)-5-[(5-phosphoribosylamino)methylideneamino]imidazole-4-carboxamide isomerase, whose product MRIIPAIDIIDGKCVRLTKGDYNTKKIYNENPLEVAKEFEAAGIEYLHVVDLDGAKASQIINYKVLEQIATKTNLKIDFGGGLKSDKDLEIAFNSGANQITGGSIAVKNAAVFEGWIEKYGSQKIILGADFYPDNSGGKIATNGWQEESSLELIPFIADYQQKGIQYIICTDISKDGMLQGPSFEIYQQILSEVKNIKLIASGGISTFDELPKLAKNGCEGVIIGKAIYENKISLKQLEEFILNN is encoded by the coding sequence TTGAGAATTATACCAGCAATAGACATCATCGACGGAAAATGTGTTCGTCTAACAAAAGGAGATTACAATACCAAAAAAATATATAACGAAAATCCGTTAGAAGTTGCCAAAGAATTTGAGGCAGCAGGAATTGAATATTTGCATGTTGTAGATTTAGATGGGGCTAAAGCTAGTCAAATTATCAACTATAAAGTTTTAGAGCAAATTGCAACTAAAACCAATTTAAAAATTGATTTTGGTGGTGGCTTAAAGTCTGATAAAGATTTAGAAATTGCTTTTAATTCTGGCGCAAACCAAATTACAGGAGGAAGTATTGCTGTAAAAAATGCAGCAGTTTTTGAAGGCTGGATTGAAAAATATGGATCCCAAAAAATAATTTTAGGAGCCGATTTTTATCCAGATAATTCAGGAGGAAAAATTGCTACAAATGGTTGGCAAGAAGAAAGTTCTTTAGAGTTAATTCCATTTATTGCAGATTATCAGCAAAAGGGAATTCAATATATAATTTGTACAGATATTTCTAAAGATGGTATGTTACAAGGCCCAAGTTTTGAGATATATCAACAGATTTTATCCGAAGTAAAAAATATAAAACTAATTGCTTCTGGAGGAATTTCAACCTTTGATGAATTGCCAAAATTAGCAAAAAATGGTTGTGAAGGCGTAATTATTGGAAAAGCGATTTATGAAAATAAAATTAGCTTGAAACAATTGGAAGAGTTTATCTTAAATAACTAA
- the hisG gene encoding ATP phosphoribosyltransferase: MSNLRIAVQKSGRLNEDSMGILKDIGISIDNGIDQLKASARNFPVEVFYLRNGDIPQYLRDGVVDAAIIGENVLIEKGTDIDFVERLGFSKCKVSIAVPKESTANSLKDLAGKRIATSYPETVKKYLKKYNIDAQLHIINGSVEIAPNIGLADGICDIVSSGSTLFKNGLKEIEVLFKSEAVLAVSPKISEENKAILEKIQFRIQSVLKGKSSKYVLLNAPNDKVEKIIDILPGMKSPTVLPLAEKGWSSIHSVIDKDKFWDVIDELKANGAQGILVCPIENMVL; the protein is encoded by the coding sequence ATGAGTAATTTAAGAATTGCAGTACAAAAATCAGGAAGACTAAATGAAGATTCAATGGGAATCTTAAAAGACATAGGTATTTCTATCGATAATGGAATCGATCAATTAAAAGCATCCGCAAGAAATTTTCCAGTAGAAGTTTTCTATTTAAGAAATGGCGATATTCCTCAATATTTACGAGATGGAGTAGTAGATGCAGCCATTATTGGCGAAAATGTTTTAATTGAAAAAGGAACAGATATCGATTTTGTAGAGCGTTTAGGATTTTCGAAATGCAAGGTTTCAATCGCGGTTCCAAAAGAGTCAACAGCCAATTCATTAAAAGATTTAGCAGGTAAAAGAATCGCAACTTCGTATCCAGAAACCGTAAAAAAATACCTGAAAAAATACAATATTGATGCGCAATTACACATTATTAACGGTTCTGTGGAAATTGCCCCAAATATTGGCTTGGCAGATGGAATTTGCGATATCGTTTCTAGTGGAAGTACCTTGTTTAAAAACGGATTAAAAGAAATTGAGGTGTTGTTTAAATCGGAAGCAGTTTTGGCAGTTTCGCCTAAAATATCCGAAGAAAACAAAGCCATTTTAGAGAAAATTCAGTTTAGAATTCAGTCGGTTTTAAAAGGAAAATCATCTAAATATGTATTGTTAAACGCACCAAATGATAAGGTAGAAAAAATCATCGATATTTTACCAGGAATGAAAAGTCCAACTGTGTTGCCTTTGGCAGAAAAAGGTTGGAGCTCAATTCACTCAGTAATCGATAAAGATAAATTTTGGGATGTTATTGATGAGCTAAAAGCCAATGGTGCACAAGGAATTTTAGTGTGTCCTATTGAAAATATGGTTTTATAG
- the hisD gene encoding histidinol dehydrogenase, translating into MKTIINPAKSTWSQILQRPTKTVDDIEQTVTEIFTEVKKEGDKAVQKYTQLFDGVSLENNVVSEAEIEEAIAAVSNELKEAIILANENITVFHNAQKTDKVFVETTNGVECWQEKRPIQKVGLYIPGGTAPLFSTVLMLAIPAQIAGCKEIVLCSPPNKKGKIHPAILFAAKLCGVTKIIKVGGIQAIAGLTFGTESIPQVYKIFGPGNQYVTVAKQLATKFGVAIDMPAGPSELLVVADNAANASFVASDLLSQAEHGIDSQVILVSTSKKLITAVEAEINKQILDLPRVEIAQKAIANSKSIFVETDEIALDLINEYGPEHFIVCTNNNDYYVDNIANAGSVFIGNYTPESAGDYASGTNHTLPTNGFTKAYSGVNLDSFLKSITFQKISKEGIQTIGKSIELMAEAEGLQAHKNAVTLRLETLK; encoded by the coding sequence ATGAAAACAATTATAAATCCAGCAAAATCAACTTGGTCTCAAATTTTACAAAGACCCACAAAAACAGTTGATGATATTGAGCAAACAGTTACTGAAATTTTTACGGAAGTAAAAAAAGAAGGAGACAAAGCTGTGCAGAAATACACGCAATTATTTGATGGAGTATCTTTAGAAAATAATGTAGTTTCAGAAGCTGAAATTGAAGAAGCTATTGCTGCAGTTTCAAACGAATTGAAAGAAGCAATTATTTTAGCAAATGAAAATATTACTGTTTTTCATAACGCACAAAAAACGGATAAGGTTTTTGTAGAAACCACAAATGGAGTTGAGTGTTGGCAAGAAAAAAGACCGATTCAAAAAGTTGGTTTGTACATTCCTGGAGGAACAGCACCACTTTTTTCAACGGTTTTAATGTTGGCAATTCCTGCACAAATTGCAGGTTGTAAAGAAATTGTATTGTGTTCGCCACCAAACAAGAAAGGAAAAATTCATCCAGCAATTTTATTTGCAGCAAAACTTTGTGGTGTTACTAAAATTATAAAAGTTGGCGGAATTCAAGCAATTGCTGGATTAACTTTTGGAACAGAATCAATTCCACAAGTCTATAAAATATTTGGACCAGGAAATCAATATGTAACAGTTGCAAAACAATTGGCGACCAAATTTGGAGTTGCCATTGATATGCCTGCAGGACCAAGTGAATTATTAGTAGTTGCAGACAATGCTGCAAATGCAAGCTTTGTAGCTTCAGATTTATTGAGCCAAGCAGAACATGGCATTGACAGTCAAGTTATTTTGGTATCAACATCAAAAAAACTAATTACAGCTGTAGAAGCCGAAATTAACAAACAAATTTTAGACCTGCCAAGAGTAGAAATTGCACAAAAAGCAATTGCCAATTCAAAATCAATATTTGTTGAAACAGATGAAATTGCGTTAGATTTAATCAACGAATATGGTCCAGAACATTTTATAGTTTGTACAAATAACAATGATTATTATGTAGATAATATTGCAAACGCAGGTTCTGTTTTTATTGGTAATTATACACCAGAAAGTGCAGGAGATTATGCATCAGGAACCAATCACACATTGCCAACAAACGGATTTACAAAAGCATATTCAGGCGTAAATTTAGATAGTTTTTTGAAAAGTATTACATTTCAAAAAATATCAAAAGAAGGTATTCAAACAATTGGGAAATCTATAGAATTAATGGCAGAAGCAGAAGGTTTACAAGCACATAAAAATGCGGTTACTTTAAGGTTAGAAACCTTAAAGTAA
- the yiaA gene encoding inner membrane protein YiaA, translating to MNYQTNVSSNEETKKQKKSTFKNENDQKPTAAYIGATWGIVIIGLLSYCIGLWNASMELNEKGYYFAILLMGIYAVISLQKAVRDKAENLKVSDMYYGISWVVAIASILLLIIGLRNADLALSEKGFYGISFLLSLFGAITVQKNTRDIDFINTKNKEES from the coding sequence ATGAATTATCAAACAAATGTTTCGTCAAACGAAGAAACTAAAAAACAGAAAAAAAGTACATTTAAAAATGAAAACGACCAAAAACCAACAGCAGCATATATTGGTGCAACTTGGGGAATTGTAATTATTGGGTTGCTTTCTTATTGTATTGGTTTGTGGAATGCAAGCATGGAATTAAATGAAAAAGGCTATTATTTTGCCATACTTTTAATGGGCATTTATGCAGTTATTTCCCTCCAAAAAGCAGTTAGAGATAAGGCTGAAAACTTAAAAGTAAGTGATATGTATTATGGAATAAGTTGGGTGGTTGCAATAGCCTCGATACTTTTATTAATCATCGGTTTAAGAAATGCAGATTTGGCTTTGAGTGAAAAAGGTTTCTATGGAATTTCCTTTTTATTGAGTCTTTTTGGTGCAATTACCGTTCAAAAAAACACAAGAGATATTGATTTTATCAACACTAAAAATAAAGAAGAGAGTTAG
- the hisB gene encoding bifunctional histidinol-phosphatase/imidazoleglycerol-phosphate dehydratase HisB, producing MKKVLFIDRDGTLVLEPPVDYQLDSLEKLEYYPKVFQYMAKIATELDYELVMVTNQDGLGTDSFPEDTFWPAQNKVMTAFEKEGVVFADVHIDKTFPHENAETRKPRTGLLTKYFSEDYDLENSFVLGDRITDMELAKNLGAKGIFLSENPDLGADEIETSKQEIIDCIALTSTDWSEIYQFLKLKDRVVDITRNTNETKIYIKLNLDGSGKNDISTGLHFFDHMLDQIGRHGNMDLTIKVDGDLEVDEHHTIEDTMIAFGELFNKALGNKLGIERYGFCLPMDDCLAQVAVDFGGRNWLEWDAEFKREKIGDMPTEMFYHLFKSFTDGAKCNLNIKAEGTNEHHKIEGIFKAFAKAMKMAVKRDANKMFLPSTKGML from the coding sequence ATGAAAAAAGTTTTATTTATAGATAGAGATGGAACGTTGGTTTTAGAACCACCTGTAGATTATCAATTAGATAGTTTAGAAAAGTTAGAATATTATCCAAAAGTGTTTCAATACATGGCAAAAATTGCTACTGAATTGGATTACGAATTGGTGATGGTTACCAATCAAGATGGTTTGGGAACTGATTCTTTTCCTGAAGATACTTTTTGGCCAGCACAAAATAAGGTAATGACTGCTTTCGAAAAAGAAGGTGTTGTTTTTGCTGATGTTCATATTGATAAGACGTTTCCTCATGAAAATGCAGAAACCAGAAAACCAAGAACAGGTTTGCTAACAAAATATTTTTCTGAAGACTATGATTTAGAAAATTCGTTTGTTTTAGGTGATAGAATTACAGACATGGAATTGGCTAAAAACCTAGGAGCAAAAGGAATTTTTCTGTCAGAAAATCCAGATTTAGGTGCTGACGAAATTGAAACTTCGAAACAAGAAATCATAGATTGTATTGCTTTAACTTCTACTGATTGGTCAGAAATCTATCAATTTTTAAAGTTGAAAGATAGAGTTGTAGACATCACAAGAAATACAAACGAAACCAAAATTTACATCAAATTAAATTTAGATGGTTCAGGAAAAAATGATATTTCTACAGGGTTGCATTTTTTCGATCACATGTTAGATCAAATTGGGAGACATGGAAATATGGATTTAACCATAAAAGTTGATGGTGATTTAGAAGTTGATGAACATCACACAATCGAAGATACAATGATTGCTTTTGGAGAATTGTTCAACAAAGCTTTAGGAAATAAATTAGGTATTGAACGTTATGGTTTTTGCTTACCAATGGACGATTGTTTAGCACAAGTTGCTGTTGATTTTGGAGGTAGAAATTGGTTGGAATGGGATGCAGAATTCAAACGAGAAAAAATAGGAGATATGCCAACAGAAATGTTTTATCATTTATTTAAATCGTTTACTGATGGCGCAAAATGCAATTTGAATATCAAAGCAGAAGGCACAAATGAGCATCATAAAATAGAAGGAATTTTTAAAGCATTTGCAAAAGCTATGAAAATGGCTGTAAAAAGAGATGCAAATAAAATGTTTTTGCCATCAACAAAGGGAATGTTGTAG